From a single Aggregatilinea lenta genomic region:
- a CDS encoding FHA domain-containing protein — MALSPHSPSSPPDRSRVPHERGLFNLQGATKPAPPLNERPSFMAALDSEARAQRSVVTPDMSLRLLFQFSGQTLLLPLTDSWILGRATLNMPAATPVAARSAVAQNKTVSREHCMFRFSDNHAVVIDLKSTNGTYINGQRLEPYREYILVDGDELRMATLRSTVSFTGAAAY; from the coding sequence ATGGCACTTTCGCCTCACAGCCCATCATCACCCCCCGATCGATCGCGCGTTCCCCACGAGCGCGGTCTGTTCAACCTCCAGGGCGCGACCAAACCCGCACCCCCGCTGAACGAACGCCCATCGTTTATGGCTGCGCTCGATTCTGAAGCGCGCGCCCAGCGTTCCGTCGTAACGCCAGACATGAGCCTGCGGCTGCTGTTCCAGTTCTCCGGCCAGACGCTGCTGCTGCCGCTGACGGACTCGTGGATTTTGGGACGTGCCACGCTGAACATGCCCGCCGCCACCCCCGTTGCGGCGCGGTCCGCCGTCGCGCAGAACAAGACCGTCTCGCGCGAGCACTGCATGTTCCGCTTCAGCGACAATCACGCCGTGGTGATCGACCTCAAGAGCACGAACGGCACCTACATCAACGGCCAGCGCCTGGAACCGTACCGCGAGTACATCCTGGTCGACGGCGACGAGCTGCGCATGGCCACACTGCGCTCGACGGTGAGCTTCACGGGTGCCGCAGCCTATTAA
- a CDS encoding phage major capsid protein, which translates to MGRGTIRAPVLTAAKTLDTKGRIGGYLVVWGDATKRDLHGEFFTPDTELGLDWYPRRPVLYQHGLDGELGPVMIGQIESLRADDTGVWVQAQLDLRSRWARAVLDLVQREMLGWSSGSLPHLVAVGTDGHIRRWPIVEGSLTPSPAEPRFTDAVAVKAAFEALGLPTDDLLGQDAGEGNERMDQLTGNGRGDAIKRLPVAQEAVRPHVPAIEVRSKYADLDAVDMAFMHTWLSRSGQWTPSAAFLRELAHKAYRAVDGGRLDGGALRALPVKSDELMHVANEGFGQEWVPDIWSSELWRKARAENVVLPLFRIVEMPSNPFELPISGTDPTVYYVPETQDEDDLTLGSANPIPDSQIGSGKVTLSAKKLALRVGFSAELAEDTTIPLIPLYREQALRAMADAIDHVLLNGDTTTAATGNINSDNAAPSATARVLAFDGLRKLPLVTNTANRQSAGGAPSVALLRSTRFLMDPRYALRPKDCAWVVDGSTYAKLLSISEVATVDKFGPYATVLTGEIAKLDGVPILVSPEMPLTQDDGKADTTGNTKGQAVCVYRPGWVVGYRRRIAATMDYLPYYDAYQMVATVRLAFAPLDTDVASALYNITV; encoded by the coding sequence ATGGGACGCGGCACCATCCGCGCGCCGGTGCTGACGGCGGCGAAGACGTTGGACACGAAAGGGCGAATCGGCGGCTATCTCGTCGTGTGGGGCGACGCGACCAAGCGCGATTTGCACGGCGAGTTTTTCACCCCGGACACGGAGCTGGGGCTGGACTGGTACCCGCGTCGCCCGGTGCTCTACCAGCACGGGCTGGACGGCGAGCTGGGACCGGTGATGATCGGGCAGATCGAGTCGTTGCGCGCCGACGACACGGGCGTATGGGTCCAGGCCCAGCTCGACTTGCGCAGCCGCTGGGCGCGCGCCGTGCTGGATCTGGTACAGCGCGAGATGTTGGGGTGGAGCAGCGGCAGCCTACCGCATTTGGTGGCGGTCGGCACGGATGGACACATCCGGCGCTGGCCGATTGTGGAGGGCAGTCTGACGCCCAGCCCCGCCGAGCCGCGTTTCACCGATGCGGTGGCGGTCAAGGCGGCGTTCGAGGCGCTGGGGCTGCCGACGGATGACTTGTTAGGGCAGGACGCGGGAGAGGGGAACGAACGCATGGATCAGTTAACGGGGAACGGGCGCGGCGACGCGATCAAGCGGCTGCCGGTCGCGCAGGAGGCGGTGCGTCCGCACGTCCCGGCCATCGAGGTGCGCAGCAAGTACGCGGACCTTGACGCGGTGGACATGGCCTTCATGCATACCTGGCTCAGTCGCAGCGGGCAGTGGACGCCCTCGGCTGCGTTCCTGCGCGAGCTGGCGCACAAGGCGTACCGCGCCGTGGACGGCGGGCGGCTGGATGGGGGCGCGCTGCGCGCCCTGCCGGTCAAGTCCGACGAGCTGATGCACGTGGCCAACGAAGGCTTCGGGCAGGAGTGGGTGCCGGACATCTGGTCCAGCGAGCTGTGGCGCAAGGCCCGCGCGGAGAACGTGGTGCTGCCGCTGTTCCGCATCGTGGAGATGCCCTCGAACCCGTTCGAGCTGCCGATCTCCGGCACGGACCCGACGGTGTACTACGTGCCCGAAACGCAGGACGAGGACGACCTGACGCTGGGCAGCGCCAACCCCATCCCCGACAGCCAAATCGGCAGCGGTAAGGTGACGCTGAGCGCCAAGAAGCTCGCGCTGCGCGTCGGGTTCTCGGCGGAGTTGGCCGAAGACACGACCATTCCCCTGATCCCGCTCTACCGCGAGCAGGCGCTGCGTGCGATGGCCGACGCGATCGATCACGTGCTGCTCAATGGCGACACGACGACCGCCGCGACGGGCAACATCAACAGCGACAATGCCGCACCGAGCGCGACGGCGCGGGTGCTGGCCTTCGATGGCCTGCGCAAGCTGCCGCTGGTCACCAACACCGCCAACCGGCAGAGCGCGGGCGGCGCGCCCTCGGTGGCGCTGCTGCGCTCGACGCGCTTCCTGATGGACCCGCGTTACGCGCTGCGCCCCAAGGATTGTGCGTGGGTCGTGGACGGCAGCACCTACGCCAAGCTGCTCAGCATCAGCGAAGTGGCGACGGTGGACAAGTTCGGGCCGTATGCGACGGTGCTTACGGGCGAGATCGCCAAGCTGGATGGCGTGCCGATCCTGGTCAGCCCGGAGATGCCGCTCACGCAGGACGACGGCAAGGCCGACACCACCGGCAACACCAAGGGGCAGGCCGTGTGCGTCTACCGGCCCGGCTGGGTGGTCGGCTACCGGCGGCGCATCGCCGCGACGATGGACTACCTGCCGTACTACGACGCGTACCAGATGGTGGCAACCGTGCGGCTGGCCTTCGCGCCGCTGGATACGGACGTGGCGAGCGCGCTGTACAACATCACGGTTTAG
- a CDS encoding LysM peptidoglycan-binding domain-containing protein translates to MKKGSGTRLLIATLVLVLSLSLGGGIVAAQGTGPFVIECIGNGMTIWNGPTAAFYVDLGQISVPLSTAIAIHQNQPVVIGATVSLWALKSNELQVQYTGGPDSTKLVVSPDVCGTIPSVIGVPVQTTSPAPAVGVVYPFYWQYGLVPGALAPAQPVTPAPASSGKVHVVQAGENLFRIALKYGLTYSQLAAYNGITNPSLIYAGQQIRIP, encoded by the coding sequence ATGAAGAAAGGCAGCGGGACGCGTTTACTGATTGCGACGCTGGTGCTGGTGCTATCTCTGTCGCTGGGGGGTGGGATAGTCGCTGCGCAGGGCACTGGCCCCTTTGTGATTGAATGCATCGGCAACGGCATGACGATCTGGAACGGTCCAACGGCGGCGTTTTACGTGGATCTGGGTCAGATCTCCGTGCCGCTTTCGACCGCCATTGCTATCCATCAGAACCAGCCGGTCGTCATCGGGGCGACCGTCAGCCTGTGGGCGTTGAAGTCGAACGAGCTTCAGGTGCAGTATACCGGCGGGCCGGACTCGACCAAGCTGGTCGTTTCGCCGGACGTCTGCGGCACGATTCCGTCCGTGATCGGCGTGCCGGTGCAGACCACGTCACCCGCGCCAGCGGTGGGCGTCGTGTACCCGTTCTACTGGCAGTACGGCCTCGTGCCCGGCGCGCTCGCCCCGGCACAGCCGGTCACGCCTGCGCCTGCCTCGTCCGGTAAGGTCCACGTGGTGCAGGCGGGTGAGAACCTGTTCCGCATCGCGCTGAAGTATGGCCTGACCTATTCGCAGTTGGCGGCGTACAACGGCATCACCAATCCCAGCCTGATCTATGCCGGGCAGCAGATCCGTATCCCGTAG
- a CDS encoding HEAT repeat domain-containing protein — translation MSQLLISYHHAASERAYTLKMAVEEAGYAAWVDPNPEAGGEWWPGVEAALRDAFVLVALATPDWAASPFNTYEWATALALGVPVIPVAPADAALHPRLAALDPLLPDGDLWAALRPRIDPLAEALSRAQMHVSSGAPQAVLNAAAALGSLDRAAHPAAVDALTAAGAAGWDALLAALAHPVFPGVRQLAIRAVGRTGGEAAIRALLGALDDANLDARREAAEALGQQGRAAVPGLVEALHSPLRDVRRGAAWALALTGDPASAPGLIEALAFPDWSVSRTAAVALGRLGDLRAVPALTVALGSDDPHLRDAAAAALAAIEKQRT, via the coding sequence GTGTCACAACTACTGATTTCCTATCATCACGCCGCCAGCGAGCGGGCGTATACGCTCAAAATGGCTGTCGAAGAAGCGGGCTATGCGGCGTGGGTCGATCCGAACCCCGAGGCAGGGGGCGAGTGGTGGCCGGGCGTCGAGGCGGCGCTGCGAGATGCGTTCGTGCTGGTGGCGCTCGCCACGCCGGACTGGGCCGCGTCGCCGTTCAACACGTACGAGTGGGCTACCGCGCTGGCGCTGGGCGTCCCGGTGATTCCCGTCGCGCCGGCGGATGCCGCGCTGCATCCCCGGCTGGCGGCGCTCGATCCGCTGCTCCCGGACGGTGATCTGTGGGCGGCTCTACGCCCGCGCATCGATCCGCTGGCGGAGGCGCTCAGCCGCGCGCAGATGCACGTTTCCTCCGGCGCGCCGCAGGCCGTGCTCAATGCGGCGGCGGCGTTGGGTAGCCTGGACCGCGCGGCGCATCCGGCGGCGGTGGACGCGCTCACGGCGGCGGGTGCGGCGGGCTGGGACGCGCTGCTTGCGGCGCTGGCGCATCCGGTGTTCCCCGGCGTGCGTCAATTGGCGATCCGCGCGGTGGGACGCACCGGCGGGGAGGCCGCGATCCGCGCGCTGCTGGGGGCGCTCGATGACGCCAATCTCGACGCGCGGCGTGAGGCCGCCGAGGCGCTCGGCCAGCAGGGACGCGCCGCCGTACCGGGATTGGTCGAGGCGCTGCACAGCCCGCTGCGGGACGTACGGCGCGGCGCGGCCTGGGCGCTGGCCCTGACCGGCGATCCGGCCAGCGCGCCGGGCCTGATCGAAGCGCTGGCGTTCCCGGACTGGAGCGTGTCGCGCACGGCGGCGGTCGCGTTGGGGCGGCTGGGCGATTTGCGCGCCGTGCCCGCGCTCACGGTTGCGCTCGGCAGCGACGATCCGCACCTGCGCGACGCGGCGGCGGCTGCGCTGGCTGCGATCGAAAAACAGCGGACGTGA
- a CDS encoding phage portal protein, whose translation MEHEPTIVERALRRLGYVKWRPASVIHRVEAGTLVDPVEVAPEIGQAGRYAGVYMGSPWVYVAVNRIAEAAALVPFRVTRRAGPERAVAVEDHPFERLLRRPNPLMSRFELIEQTVGSLEIHGNAFWFLAGEPGGIPLELWPLRPDRVSIVPDARRGVRGYVYEVDGRRIPLDAAEVVHFRRWHPANDYYGLSALEAARLAVETDRAMADWNRRYFGEGMAVPAGIVAIKERVGDADYERLKREWRTAYGGRERKTAFLRGASVEWHNVGVSQQDMDFLNARRFNREEIFQIFGIPVGMFSENATEANALVGERVFIERTLWPKLVRIAEKITTDLLPFYGAGLAGAFDDIRPQDKSQMLDEIRVAQGILSVDEIRARYFQLGPLPSPGAADATDSAPDVDVA comes from the coding sequence ATGGAACACGAACCAACAATCGTCGAGCGCGCGCTGCGCCGCCTGGGCTACGTGAAATGGCGGCCCGCGAGCGTGATTCACCGCGTGGAGGCGGGCACGCTGGTCGATCCGGTCGAGGTCGCGCCGGAGATCGGGCAGGCCGGGCGCTACGCGGGCGTGTACATGGGCAGCCCGTGGGTTTACGTCGCGGTCAACCGCATCGCGGAAGCGGCGGCGCTGGTCCCGTTCCGCGTCACGCGCCGGGCCGGGCCGGAGCGCGCGGTCGCCGTCGAGGATCACCCTTTCGAGCGGCTGCTGCGGCGGCCCAACCCGCTCATGAGCCGCTTCGAGCTGATCGAGCAGACGGTCGGCAGCCTGGAGATCCACGGCAACGCGTTCTGGTTCCTGGCCGGGGAGCCGGGCGGCATCCCGCTGGAGTTGTGGCCGCTGCGCCCGGATCGCGTGAGCATCGTGCCGGACGCGCGGCGCGGCGTGCGCGGCTACGTCTACGAGGTGGACGGGCGGCGTATTCCGCTCGACGCGGCGGAGGTGGTGCACTTCCGGCGCTGGCATCCCGCCAATGACTATTACGGCCTGAGCGCACTCGAAGCGGCGCGGCTGGCGGTCGAGACGGATCGCGCCATGGCCGACTGGAACCGGCGTTACTTCGGCGAGGGCATGGCCGTGCCCGCAGGGATCGTGGCGATCAAGGAGCGCGTGGGCGACGCCGACTACGAGCGGCTCAAGCGCGAATGGCGCACGGCTTATGGGGGCCGCGAGCGCAAGACGGCGTTTCTGCGCGGGGCGTCGGTGGAGTGGCACAACGTCGGCGTGAGCCAGCAGGATATGGACTTTCTCAACGCGCGGCGCTTCAACCGCGAGGAGATCTTCCAGATCTTCGGCATCCCGGTGGGCATGTTCAGCGAAAACGCGACCGAAGCGAACGCGTTGGTGGGCGAGCGCGTGTTCATCGAGCGCACGCTGTGGCCCAAGCTGGTGCGTATCGCGGAGAAGATCACGACCGACCTGCTGCCGTTTTACGGCGCGGGGCTGGCGGGAGCGTTCGACGACATCCGCCCGCAAGATAAGTCGCAGATGCTGGACGAAATCCGCGTGGCGCAGGGGATTCTGTCCGTGGACGAGATCCGCGCGCGCTACTTCCAGTTGGGACCGCTGCCGTCGCCCGGCGCAGCGGATGCCACCGATTCCGCGCCCGACGTGGACGTGGCATAA
- a CDS encoding phage terminase large subunit family protein, translated as MAQDVWRSLRATLAGAWTEKNESMREIALPGGGLIRVRSGHDPDALRGSGLDLAVLDEAAYLRADVWAAAIRPALADRRGEALFLSSPNGRNWFWSLYMRGQNHAQAEWKSWRFPTAANPLIAASEVEAAREHLPERTFRQEYLAEFLDDAAGVFRHVEAAATGAPEGGPQPGERIVFGVDWGRDGDFTAIAVIAAERRRLVALERFNEIGWALQRGRLAALAARWGPETIWAEANSIGGPNIEALQAEGLPVVAFTTTAASKGPLIDGLALALERGDLTLLADPVLIAELQAYALERLPSGRFRYGAPPGLHDDTVIALALAWHGVQAGSAGISFV; from the coding sequence ATGGCGCAGGACGTCTGGCGCAGCCTGCGCGCGACGCTGGCGGGCGCGTGGACGGAGAAGAACGAGTCGATGCGCGAGATCGCGCTGCCGGGCGGCGGACTGATCCGCGTGCGCAGCGGGCACGATCCCGACGCGCTGCGCGGCTCCGGGCTGGATCTGGCCGTGCTGGACGAGGCCGCTTACCTGCGCGCGGACGTGTGGGCGGCGGCGATCCGGCCCGCGCTGGCGGACCGGCGCGGCGAGGCGCTGTTCCTCAGCAGCCCCAACGGGCGCAACTGGTTCTGGAGCCTGTACATGCGCGGGCAGAACCATGCGCAGGCGGAGTGGAAAAGCTGGCGCTTCCCGACTGCTGCCAATCCACTGATCGCGGCGTCCGAGGTGGAGGCGGCACGCGAGCACCTGCCGGAACGCACTTTTCGCCAGGAGTATCTGGCCGAGTTTCTGGACGACGCGGCGGGCGTCTTCCGTCACGTCGAGGCGGCGGCGACGGGCGCGCCGGAGGGCGGCCCTCAGCCCGGCGAGCGCATCGTGTTCGGCGTGGACTGGGGGCGCGACGGCGACTTCACCGCCATCGCCGTGATCGCGGCGGAACGGCGGCGGCTGGTCGCGCTGGAACGCTTCAACGAGATCGGCTGGGCGCTGCAGCGCGGGCGGCTCGCGGCGCTGGCGGCACGGTGGGGGCCGGAAACGATCTGGGCCGAGGCGAACAGTATCGGTGGGCCGAACATCGAGGCGCTGCAAGCGGAGGGGCTGCCGGTCGTGGCCTTCACCACGACCGCTGCCAGCAAGGGACCGTTGATCGACGGACTGGCGCTGGCGCTCGAACGCGGCGACCTGACGCTGCTGGCCGATCCGGTGCTGATCGCGGAGCTGCAAGCCTACGCGCTGGAACGCCTGCCGAGCGGGCGGTTCCGGTATGGCGCGCCGCCCGGCCTGCACGACGACACGGTGATCGCGCTGGCGCTGGCGTGGCACGGGGTGCAGGCGGGATCGGCGGGGATCAGTTTTGTGTAA
- a CDS encoding toll/interleukin-1 receptor domain-containing protein, translating to MAKIFVSYRRASWSFTYWLVDELSKLLDAEIFLDFSGIDESNFENALLRHLQDSDAVLLIVSEHTFDPARIYKESDWVRREVREAIAYGKPIALALVNGIVPPPELPEDIGAVRKAQGIEFYPRYFKAGVRELAAFLDRATPVRLKEALAEAPHPSAETAQAEPPQKTNKALLSDAIAMHEAGQYDRAVALYEQLIEAGYRPRLFSVAELRDQAIAERDAEQRQWEAGEIYDEIAALFRIDPARASKEYKRFRADYPEFTSDPAGLAAKAASTAPVRPIQTSAPPVQASPAETPAPAPDALRLTVTPIVALEGHDKQINSVAFSPDGRFVASGGGGELSAGDTSIRLWDVEACAEAGIIGRADDTVRSVAFSPDGTLLVSGSDDKCVRLWNVQERQEIASLTGHNGYVRSVAFSPDGMLIASGSADNTVRLWSVADQTLIAVLNSHTNTVRSVAFSPDGRWLATGGQDKKVRVWDVAARHEVAAYDQANSVHAVTFSPDSALIASGGASLPITLWDVAQRQVSATITIGAFSLQSLAFSPDGALLVSTGQNNKVCLWSVAERRQLLELKDHGNWVHSAVFSPDGTLIASGGDDKPLRLWRVAWE from the coding sequence ATGGCAAAAATTTTCGTGAGTTACAGGCGGGCAAGCTGGTCGTTCACGTATTGGCTGGTCGATGAATTGAGTAAGCTGCTGGATGCCGAAATCTTCCTCGACTTCAGCGGCATCGATGAGTCGAACTTCGAGAACGCGCTGCTGCGCCACCTGCAAGACAGCGACGCCGTGCTGCTGATCGTCTCCGAGCACACGTTCGACCCGGCGCGCATTTACAAAGAATCGGACTGGGTGCGGCGCGAAGTGCGCGAAGCGATCGCCTATGGCAAGCCGATCGCGCTGGCGCTGGTCAACGGCATCGTGCCGCCCCCCGAACTGCCGGAGGATATCGGCGCGGTGCGCAAAGCGCAGGGGATCGAGTTCTACCCGCGCTATTTCAAGGCGGGCGTGCGCGAGCTGGCCGCGTTCCTCGACCGCGCGACTCCCGTCCGGCTGAAGGAGGCGCTGGCCGAAGCGCCGCACCCGTCAGCGGAAACGGCCCAGGCGGAGCCGCCGCAAAAGACGAACAAGGCCCTGCTCTCCGACGCCATCGCCATGCACGAGGCCGGGCAGTACGATCGCGCCGTGGCCCTCTACGAGCAGCTTATCGAAGCGGGCTACCGTCCGCGCCTGTTTTCGGTGGCGGAACTGCGCGATCAGGCCATTGCCGAGCGCGACGCCGAACAGCGGCAGTGGGAAGCGGGCGAGATCTACGACGAGATCGCGGCCCTGTTCCGCATCGACCCGGCGCGCGCGTCCAAAGAGTACAAGCGCTTCCGCGCCGACTATCCCGAATTCACCAGCGATCCGGCTGGGCTGGCCGCCAAAGCCGCCTCGACCGCGCCCGTTCGCCCTATCCAGACGTCCGCCCCGCCGGTCCAGGCATCCCCCGCCGAAACGCCCGCCCCTGCACCGGACGCCCTGCGCCTGACCGTCACGCCGATCGTGGCGCTGGAAGGGCACGACAAGCAGATCAACAGCGTCGCGTTCAGCCCGGACGGTCGATTCGTGGCGTCGGGCGGCGGCGGTGAACTCAGCGCGGGCGATACGTCAATCCGGCTGTGGGACGTCGAGGCGTGCGCCGAGGCGGGGATCATCGGGCGGGCCGACGACACGGTGCGCAGCGTGGCGTTCAGTCCTGATGGCACGCTGTTGGTTTCCGGCAGCGACGATAAATGCGTCCGGCTGTGGAACGTGCAAGAACGGCAGGAGATCGCCAGCCTGACCGGGCATAACGGGTACGTGCGCAGTGTGGCGTTCAGCCCGGACGGGATGCTGATCGCGTCCGGCAGTGCGGACAACACCGTCCGTCTGTGGAGCGTGGCCGATCAGACTCTGATCGCGGTGCTCAACAGCCACACCAACACGGTGCGCAGCGTCGCGTTCAGTCCCGATGGGCGCTGGTTGGCGACGGGCGGGCAGGACAAAAAGGTCCGCGTGTGGGACGTTGCCGCGCGGCACGAAGTCGCCGCTTACGATCAGGCCAATTCCGTGCACGCGGTCACGTTCAGCCCGGATAGTGCGCTGATCGCCTCCGGCGGCGCGAGCCTGCCGATCACGCTGTGGGACGTGGCGCAGCGGCAGGTCAGTGCAACCATCACGATCGGGGCGTTTTCGCTGCAAAGTCTGGCGTTCAGCCCCGACGGGGCGCTCCTGGTATCGACCGGGCAGAATAACAAGGTCTGTCTGTGGAGTGTCGCGGAGCGCCGCCAGCTACTCGAACTCAAAGATCATGGGAACTGGGTGCACAGCGCCGTCTTCAGTCCCGACGGCACACTGATCGCCTCCGGCGGGGATGACAAACCGCTGCGCCTGTGGCGCGTGGCCTGGGAATAA
- a CDS encoding DMT family transporter: protein MFTQLKLPFRMQRADLAMSLMVIVWGVHYIVVKDAFSNLAPLTFNAIRFMIGLPIVLLAVARHPAALKIARRDALRLLPLGLIGPFGYQIFFVLGLARTTSTNTALLGSTMPLWTAILTIALGIVVIRRQMIAGVILSLIGVVLVVLGSSGTSLSISRADLVGSMLALAAAIVTAYYNIAVKPLIDRYGGTVVAVWTYTISTVGLIVVAAPDLFRLSPADVPVRVWPHLLFSGAISCAFGFLIENYSLRTLGPARTALYYNFTPLVAAVSGVVFMGDPLTLALVAGAGLTVTGTRIVRRNTWLRLPRGRGDDASPLRDPQPELCRAEAA, encoded by the coding sequence GTGTTCACGCAACTGAAGTTACCTTTCCGCATGCAGCGCGCCGATCTGGCGATGAGCCTGATGGTCATCGTGTGGGGCGTGCATTACATTGTCGTGAAGGACGCCTTCAGCAACCTCGCGCCCCTGACCTTCAACGCGATCCGCTTCATGATCGGCCTGCCTATCGTGCTGCTGGCGGTCGCGCGGCACCCCGCCGCCCTGAAGATCGCCCGCCGGGACGCGCTGCGCCTGCTCCCGCTCGGCTTGATCGGTCCCTTCGGCTACCAGATCTTCTTCGTGCTGGGGCTGGCGCGGACCACCTCCACCAACACCGCTTTGCTCGGCTCGACCATGCCGCTGTGGACCGCCATCCTGACGATTGCGCTGGGCATCGTCGTCATCCGGCGGCAGATGATCGCGGGCGTGATCCTGTCTCTGATCGGCGTGGTACTGGTGGTCCTCGGCAGCTCCGGGACGAGTCTCTCGATCTCGCGGGCCGATCTGGTCGGCAGCATGCTGGCGCTCGCCGCCGCGATAGTCACGGCCTACTACAACATCGCGGTCAAGCCGCTGATCGACCGCTACGGCGGCACGGTGGTCGCGGTGTGGACGTACACCATCTCGACGGTGGGGCTGATCGTCGTGGCCGCGCCGGACCTGTTCCGCCTCTCGCCCGCCGACGTGCCGGTGCGTGTGTGGCCGCACCTCCTGTTCAGCGGTGCGATCTCGTGCGCGTTCGGCTTCCTGATCGAAAACTATTCGCTGCGCACGCTCGGTCCGGCGCGCACGGCGCTCTATTACAACTTCACGCCGCTGGTGGCCGCTGTCTCTGGCGTGGTCTTCATGGGCGATCCGCTCACGCTGGCACTGGTCGCTGGCGCGGGCCTGACCGTCACCGGGACACGCATCGTTCGGCGCAACACCTGGCTGCGCCTGCCCCGGGGGCGCGGCGACGACGCCTCCCCTCTGCGCGACCCCCAGCCGGAGCTGTGCCGCGCAGAGGCCGCATAA
- a CDS encoding DMT family transporter has translation MSGLRSTAQHHAPDLAMMFIIVIWGCHFIVMKSGLSSIPPLTYNALRYAVALPFITGMILYRDRTAIRVSRHDLFQLLVVFTVGSTIYQILFALALNLTTSTNTALVVATMPAWTAIISIFAGMVALRRRMLMGIGITLAGVAIVVLGGAGAQFGLSHDDLIGSLLALVGAIVTAWGNIAAKPLVDRLGGIRVSLWSYWITTGGLIVVALPDLIHFSMERLPPRVWPNVFYSGFLSGILGTLIWNYALKAIGPARAVSYQNFPPIVAAVAGIIFLGDPVTVGLLLGGTLTLVGVVLVRKNTYLKPGKQGQEWNLLPFRRMHGKQSGQNLPT, from the coding sequence TTGTCCGGTTTGAGATCGACCGCCCAACACCACGCCCCGGACCTGGCGATGATGTTCATCATCGTGATCTGGGGCTGTCACTTCATCGTCATGAAGAGCGGCCTGTCCTCCATCCCGCCGCTGACGTACAACGCCCTGCGCTACGCCGTCGCGCTGCCGTTCATCACCGGCATGATCCTCTACCGGGACCGCACGGCGATCCGCGTCTCCCGCCACGACCTGTTCCAGCTGCTGGTCGTCTTCACCGTCGGCTCGACGATCTACCAGATCCTGTTCGCACTGGCGCTCAACCTGACGACCTCGACCAATACGGCGCTGGTCGTGGCGACGATGCCCGCCTGGACCGCGATCATCAGCATTTTTGCGGGCATGGTCGCGCTGCGGCGGCGCATGCTGATGGGCATCGGCATCACGTTGGCCGGCGTGGCGATCGTCGTGCTGGGCGGCGCGGGCGCGCAATTCGGCCTCTCGCACGACGACCTGATCGGCAGCCTGCTGGCGCTGGTCGGCGCCATCGTCACCGCCTGGGGTAACATCGCCGCCAAGCCGCTGGTGGACCGTCTCGGCGGCATCCGCGTCTCGCTGTGGTCGTACTGGATCACCACCGGCGGGTTGATCGTGGTCGCCCTGCCGGACCTGATCCACTTTTCGATGGAGCGCCTGCCGCCGCGCGTGTGGCCCAACGTGTTCTACAGCGGCTTCCTGTCCGGCATCCTGGGCACGCTGATCTGGAACTACGCGCTGAAGGCGATCGGCCCGGCGCGCGCGGTCAGCTACCAGAACTTCCCGCCGATCGTCGCGGCGGTGGCCGGGATCATCTTCCTGGGCGACCCGGTCACGGTCGGGCTGCTGCTGGGCGGCACACTGACGCTGGTTGGCGTGGTGCTGGTCCGCAAGAATACCTACCTCAAGCCGGGCAAACAGGGCCAGGAATGGAACCTCCTGCCCTTCCGACGGATGCACGGTAAGCAGTCCGGCCAGAACCTCCCGACCTGA